A genomic stretch from Legionella adelaidensis includes:
- a CDS encoding thymidine phosphorylase family protein gives MKKEHATLQLKYLGINTSKAAVIYMREDCHICRSEGFVAETRVQVTLNNQSIIATINTTELASNLLKQHEAGLSRYAWDLLKANVGDEISISHPKVLDSLSYIRSKLYGNELKTQEINQIVGDVLSGQLSDIHIAMFLAGSVGNRLTRQEIFDLTYAMVQTGNRLKWPSPLVIDKHCVGGLPGNRTTLIVVPIVTAFGLMMPKTSSRAITSPAGTADTMEIFAPVNLDIKAMQKVVEQENGCIIWGGAVSLSPADDLLIRIERSMDLDSEGQMVASILSKKIAAGSTHIVIDVPIGPSAKVRSASNADILKHYLEDIAKEFSIKLQVVFTDGTQPVGRGIGPALEAKDVWSVLSCDRSAPQDLRERALTLAGQLLECSPDVSPGQGTQIAESLLNNGAALKKFQAICKAQGGLFNIPSAPYTKTITSKIKGKVAGIDNRSLAQLAKLAGAPKSKSAGIELLTPLNKLVEKGEPLFIVHAETKGELSYSLTFLQQRTNIIHIEEAI, from the coding sequence ATGAAAAAAGAGCATGCTACATTACAACTTAAATATTTGGGCATTAACACCTCGAAGGCCGCTGTTATTTACATGCGCGAAGACTGTCATATTTGCCGCTCAGAGGGATTCGTTGCAGAAACGCGGGTTCAAGTGACCCTTAATAATCAATCAATCATTGCAACAATTAATACGACAGAATTGGCCTCTAATTTACTTAAGCAACATGAAGCTGGTCTTTCACGCTATGCCTGGGATTTGCTGAAAGCAAATGTTGGCGATGAAATCTCCATTTCACATCCTAAAGTCCTCGATTCATTAAGTTATATTCGCTCTAAGCTCTATGGAAATGAATTAAAAACACAAGAAATTAATCAAATTGTTGGGGATGTTCTCTCAGGACAACTGTCAGATATTCATATTGCCATGTTCCTTGCAGGTTCCGTAGGGAATCGGTTAACTAGACAAGAAATTTTCGATTTAACTTACGCCATGGTCCAAACAGGAAATCGTCTTAAGTGGCCATCACCATTAGTGATTGATAAACATTGTGTTGGCGGATTACCCGGTAATCGTACCACTCTCATTGTTGTTCCTATTGTTACCGCGTTTGGTTTAATGATGCCTAAAACCTCTTCTAGAGCGATTACTTCACCCGCAGGAACCGCCGATACGATGGAGATTTTTGCACCCGTAAACTTAGATATTAAAGCCATGCAAAAAGTTGTTGAGCAAGAAAATGGATGTATCATCTGGGGAGGCGCTGTCTCATTAAGCCCTGCCGATGATTTATTAATTCGCATAGAACGGTCGATGGATTTAGATAGTGAAGGTCAAATGGTTGCCTCTATTCTATCCAAAAAAATCGCAGCGGGTTCAACACACATAGTCATTGATGTCCCTATTGGGCCCAGTGCTAAAGTTCGGTCTGCCTCAAACGCAGACATTTTAAAGCATTATTTAGAAGATATTGCCAAAGAGTTTTCAATTAAACTTCAGGTTGTTTTTACTGATGGAACCCAACCTGTTGGGCGTGGTATTGGCCCTGCTCTTGAGGCGAAGGACGTATGGTCTGTCCTCTCTTGTGATCGCTCTGCCCCCCAGGATTTACGTGAACGCGCATTAACCTTAGCAGGACAATTACTTGAGTGCTCACCGGATGTCTCACCAGGACAAGGCACACAAATTGCAGAGTCGTTGTTAAACAATGGAGCGGCACTAAAAAAATTTCAGGCTATTTGCAAAGCCCAAGGCGGCCTCTTTAATATCCCATCTGCACCCTATACAAAAACCATTACTTCGAAGATAAAAGGCAAAGTAGCAGGAATTGATAATCGATCATTAGCACAACTTGCCAAACTAGCTGGTGCGCCTAAATCAAAATCAGCAGGCATTGAATTACTAACCCCCTTAAACAAATTGGTCGAGAAAGGAGAACCTTTGTTTATTGTTCATGCTGAGACAAAAGGTGAGCTATCTTATTCTTTAACCTTTCTGCAACAAAGAACAAATATTATCCATATTGAGGAAGCAATATGA
- a CDS encoding FAD-binding oxidoreductase yields the protein MKPKGFLKRLPIFGAQSKKQYIKDSSRTNTILRSRYIFRYPITMKVTSLMIVMLLGLIPSSHVIAQISSSSHEAHHQSTNNASTLPPISVIPTSTNSTMQSSGHDAENTSNTAGNMMAPSSAPPGPPGCCGMMTSGGKPFYASMMDFPKLSDEARKYIRGEAVARLGLGVQIITATEAKLHHALSTNNAAAAQTALRQVRQGLSYATSGASALQALEEARPPSQIALNWFKSEMNIGDNDEIAANFQNISWLHGLFMLLLVAALTFGLFIHWARHRRINSLIKKLTPISEPAKSVNGAKPPANFAVSTTNIKPTAPIRWSGILRTIAIFEETPNVKTFRLMEPNLGQIPFTFLPGQYATLTSMINGEKVRRSYTISSSPTQHDYIELTVKREQYGVESRHLHDHVHTGDLLEVSAPAGEFFFTGKEANGIVLIAGGVGITPMMSVLRYLTDRSYPKDIHLLYAVNSPTDIIFHEECTYLARRHPNVHVDIIVRTSDGTDWSGHVGLITPELIEKTIPDIALHRIHLCGPPPMMDAVKAVLLQLKIPSEQIKTERFAPPKGGPIFTTEPPLSSPETKASADSNNILPPSAHATITFTKSNKSGQLAPNQSVLEAAEAIGVFIDYECRTGICGRCKVLLLEGTVNMEVEDSLSAKEKAAGIILACQAKSPGNLVVEA from the coding sequence ATGAAACCAAAAGGATTTCTTAAGAGATTACCTATTTTTGGTGCTCAAAGTAAAAAACAATATATTAAAGACTCGAGTCGAACGAATACGATCCTGCGAAGTCGATATATATTCCGTTACCCAATAACCATGAAGGTAACTTCTCTCATGATAGTGATGTTACTGGGATTGATACCTTCATCTCACGTGATTGCCCAAATATCATCATCTAGCCATGAAGCCCATCATCAGAGCACTAATAATGCTTCTACATTACCTCCCATTTCAGTTATTCCAACCTCGACGAACTCAACGATGCAATCCTCCGGTCATGATGCTGAAAATACAAGTAATACTGCTGGGAATATGATGGCACCATCTTCGGCGCCTCCCGGTCCTCCTGGCTGTTGTGGTATGATGACAAGTGGTGGCAAACCCTTTTATGCATCAATGATGGACTTTCCAAAGCTCAGCGATGAAGCACGCAAATATATAAGAGGTGAGGCTGTTGCTCGTCTTGGTTTAGGGGTACAAATCATCACCGCTACAGAAGCTAAACTTCATCACGCCCTATCAACTAATAATGCCGCAGCTGCACAAACTGCTTTACGGCAGGTACGCCAGGGTCTTTCCTATGCTACAAGTGGAGCAAGTGCGCTACAAGCCTTAGAGGAAGCACGACCTCCCTCACAAATCGCTCTTAATTGGTTTAAGAGCGAAATGAACATTGGGGATAATGATGAAATTGCTGCTAATTTTCAAAATATTTCCTGGCTCCACGGGCTTTTCATGCTTTTGTTGGTAGCCGCGCTGACGTTTGGCCTTTTCATCCATTGGGCTAGACATCGTCGCATTAATTCCCTAATTAAAAAACTGACCCCTATCAGTGAACCAGCAAAGTCCGTTAATGGTGCGAAGCCGCCCGCGAATTTTGCAGTATCTACAACAAACATAAAACCAACTGCCCCAATACGTTGGTCAGGGATCTTACGGACCATAGCAATTTTTGAAGAGACGCCAAATGTCAAAACCTTCCGTCTGATGGAACCTAATCTTGGTCAAATCCCTTTCACATTTTTGCCCGGACAATATGCCACTCTAACTTCCATGATTAATGGAGAAAAAGTGCGCCGGTCCTATACGATTTCTTCCTCGCCAACCCAACACGACTACATAGAACTTACAGTAAAACGTGAACAGTATGGCGTAGAATCACGCCATCTTCACGATCATGTCCATACCGGAGATTTGCTAGAGGTTTCTGCACCTGCCGGTGAATTTTTCTTCACCGGCAAAGAGGCCAATGGTATAGTGCTCATCGCCGGTGGCGTGGGCATCACGCCAATGATGAGTGTATTGCGCTATCTTACTGATCGCTCCTATCCGAAAGACATTCATCTGCTTTACGCCGTTAATTCACCAACCGATATCATATTTCACGAAGAATGCACCTACCTTGCGCGTCGCCATCCAAACGTCCATGTTGACATTATTGTAAGAACCTCTGATGGTACTGACTGGTCCGGTCATGTAGGACTTATCACGCCAGAACTTATTGAAAAAACAATTCCTGACATCGCCCTTCATCGGATTCACCTTTGTGGGCCTCCGCCTATGATGGACGCAGTTAAAGCAGTCCTTTTACAGCTTAAAATTCCGTCAGAGCAAATTAAAACAGAGCGTTTCGCGCCACCAAAAGGTGGGCCAATATTTACAACCGAACCACCACTTTCTTCACCTGAAACAAAGGCGTCTGCAGATTCAAACAATATCCTACCACCGTCGGCTCATGCAACCATTACCTTTACAAAATCGAATAAATCCGGACAGCTGGCGCCAAATCAATCAGTGCTTGAAGCGGCTGAGGCTATCGGTGTGTTTATTGATTATGAATGCCGGACAGGTATTTGCGGACGCTGCAAGGTACTCCTTTTAGAGGGCACAGTGAACATGGAGGTAGAGGATTCGCTTTCCGCAAAGGAAAAAGCAGCGGGTATTATCCTGGCTTGCCAAGCAAAATCACCTGGAAATCTTGTGGTGGAGGCTTAA
- a CDS encoding efflux RND transporter permease subunit encodes MFTQLIAWSLHNRILVLALTIILCLLGGYTLKQMSVDVFPEFAPPQVVIQTEAPGMATQDVETLITYPLESAINGTPGVASVRSKTSVGLSTITVVFNDKTDIYRNRQLINERIQQVTGRLPPGVTPPDMLPVTSAVGWLVKYALISDTASPETLRTLSDWTIRPRILALGGVASVVSIGGEVKQYQVRLIPERLLAYGITIEEVRQALTTANENVPGAFVNQAGTELVVGTVGRIQSLDDIKKTVITVRKGIPITINNVAIVAFGGEIKRGDGAYNGKLAVIGTVSKAYGADTVTTTAKVADALNNIKQTLPVGVDLKTEVFRQANFIESAINNLTRALLEGAIIVIAILFLFLMNWRASFITFLSMPVSFVIGLLVLHYFGIGINSMTLGGMAIAIGEVVDDGIISVENVVHRLRVNREAENPLPTIEVVFDAILEIRSSVVYATIIISLVFLPIFFLSGIAERIFSPLAIAYIASVLGSLVVSITMVPALCYFLLVRSREKEQDKGVQLHALSQNERNYSVERKMEHETDSETRFVIWLKTHFLKALHWSLSHFKAVIIMALVAFVCALTLLPFFGTSFLPEFHEGNFIVTMSTLPGTSLEESMRLGLQVQNTLLKYPQVVSIAQRAGRSELDEDALPPNVSEFDVLLDFDKDQSMAPDKLLRNIRADLASIPGAVFNVGQFIAHRMDEVLSGVRAQVAVKIFGDNLSTLNELGQSLETLLKSIPGTVDVNKEQQINVPQIIIKIDRDKAARYGVNVGQISEDVEVLLNGVSVSSILEGQRTFDLFLRMDKPGRANTKAIQNMLIDAHGQTEESSSKIPLRAVAEIKVEPQPFAINRENVQRLLVIGFNVQGRDLGSVIADVKQEVQEKIKLPTGYFIQYGGQFESQQQASKVILAFGVLVIFIMLILLHKAFGTFREAILVMFNLPLALIGGVVSLFIASGEMSVAAMIGFITLFGIAARNGIILVSHYNQLRLQGKTRQQVVIDGTLDRLVPVLMTAATAALGLFPLLWGSPAGKELERPLAQVLLGGLFTSTVLNMLVVPTVYNAIEQWREQKKLLKEQN; translated from the coding sequence ATGTTTACTCAATTAATTGCCTGGTCACTTCATAATCGTATATTGGTTTTAGCGTTAACCATTATCCTTTGTCTTTTAGGTGGCTACACCTTAAAACAAATGTCAGTTGACGTTTTCCCAGAATTTGCGCCACCACAAGTGGTTATTCAAACCGAGGCGCCGGGAATGGCCACGCAAGATGTCGAAACTTTAATCACCTATCCTCTGGAAAGTGCCATTAATGGGACACCCGGTGTTGCTAGCGTTCGTTCAAAAACCTCGGTGGGTTTATCTACTATTACGGTTGTCTTTAATGATAAAACTGACATTTATCGTAATCGCCAACTCATTAATGAGCGCATCCAACAAGTTACAGGGAGGCTCCCTCCGGGAGTTACCCCGCCTGACATGTTGCCAGTCACATCAGCTGTGGGGTGGCTTGTAAAATATGCACTAATCAGTGACACAGCCAGTCCTGAAACCTTACGCACCCTTTCCGATTGGACTATTAGGCCACGTATACTGGCTTTAGGTGGGGTTGCCTCTGTTGTATCCATTGGTGGAGAAGTAAAACAATACCAAGTGCGCCTCATCCCTGAGCGACTACTAGCTTATGGCATTACCATTGAAGAAGTACGACAAGCCTTAACCACGGCTAACGAAAATGTTCCCGGTGCCTTTGTTAATCAAGCAGGAACTGAGCTTGTGGTAGGTACGGTTGGACGAATCCAATCGCTTGATGACATTAAAAAAACCGTCATTACAGTTCGAAAGGGCATTCCGATCACTATTAATAATGTAGCAATAGTAGCTTTCGGTGGAGAAATAAAACGTGGTGATGGTGCTTATAATGGCAAACTTGCAGTGATTGGTACTGTATCCAAAGCCTATGGTGCCGATACTGTAACGACTACGGCAAAAGTTGCGGACGCTCTAAATAACATTAAACAGACTTTACCAGTAGGTGTTGATCTAAAAACCGAAGTTTTTCGCCAAGCCAATTTTATTGAATCAGCGATTAATAATTTAACCCGCGCACTTCTTGAAGGTGCAATCATAGTTATTGCCATTCTTTTTTTATTTTTAATGAATTGGCGTGCCTCATTCATTACGTTTCTATCGATGCCAGTTTCTTTTGTAATTGGTTTATTAGTGCTGCACTATTTTGGGATTGGGATAAACTCCATGACTCTCGGAGGAATGGCTATTGCTATTGGCGAGGTGGTTGATGATGGGATCATTTCGGTGGAAAACGTGGTGCATCGCTTAAGAGTCAATCGAGAGGCGGAAAATCCTTTGCCGACTATAGAAGTGGTTTTTGATGCCATCCTCGAAATAAGAAGCTCAGTTGTTTATGCAACAATTATCATAAGTCTCGTTTTTTTACCCATTTTCTTTTTATCAGGAATTGCTGAGCGCATTTTTAGTCCTTTAGCCATTGCCTACATTGCTTCAGTTTTAGGTTCATTGGTAGTCTCTATTACGATGGTTCCTGCGTTGTGTTATTTCTTGTTGGTTCGTTCTCGAGAAAAAGAACAGGATAAGGGAGTTCAACTACATGCTTTATCTCAAAATGAACGCAATTACAGCGTAGAGCGCAAAATGGAGCATGAAACAGATTCAGAGACGCGTTTTGTGATATGGCTAAAGACGCATTTTTTAAAAGCTTTGCATTGGTCTTTGTCTCACTTTAAGGCAGTGATCATAATGGCACTTGTGGCATTTGTATGTGCATTGACTCTACTTCCATTTTTTGGTACTTCATTTCTGCCTGAGTTTCATGAGGGTAACTTTATTGTGACAATGAGTACTTTACCTGGAACTTCATTGGAAGAATCCATGCGCTTAGGTTTGCAGGTACAAAATACTTTATTAAAATATCCGCAAGTTGTATCCATTGCCCAACGTGCTGGTCGCAGTGAGCTGGATGAGGACGCATTACCGCCTAATGTGAGTGAGTTCGATGTACTTTTGGATTTCGATAAAGACCAATCCATGGCACCCGATAAACTATTAAGAAATATTCGTGCTGATTTGGCTAGTATTCCAGGTGCTGTTTTTAATGTCGGCCAATTTATTGCTCATCGCATGGATGAGGTTTTGTCCGGTGTACGAGCGCAAGTTGCGGTGAAAATATTTGGCGATAATTTATCCACATTAAACGAATTAGGTCAGTCCCTTGAAACACTTTTAAAATCGATTCCTGGTACTGTAGATGTGAATAAAGAACAGCAGATTAATGTTCCACAAATAATCATTAAGATTGACCGTGACAAAGCTGCACGTTACGGAGTTAATGTAGGTCAGATTTCAGAGGACGTAGAAGTACTTTTAAATGGAGTGAGTGTATCAAGTATTTTAGAAGGTCAACGCACCTTTGATTTATTTCTACGTATGGATAAGCCAGGACGTGCTAATACTAAAGCCATACAAAATATGCTTATTGATGCGCATGGGCAAACTGAAGAAAGTTCAAGTAAAATTCCCTTACGTGCAGTTGCTGAAATTAAAGTAGAGCCTCAGCCTTTTGCCATTAATCGGGAAAACGTGCAGCGATTATTAGTCATTGGCTTTAATGTGCAGGGACGCGACTTAGGTAGCGTCATCGCGGATGTAAAACAAGAGGTACAAGAAAAAATTAAGCTACCTACTGGCTATTTTATTCAATACGGTGGACAGTTTGAAAGCCAACAACAAGCGTCCAAAGTGATTCTAGCTTTTGGTGTACTAGTCATCTTTATCATGCTTATCTTATTGCATAAGGCTTTTGGAACGTTTAGAGAGGCTATTTTGGTCATGTTTAATTTGCCCTTAGCATTAATCGGTGGTGTGGTTTCACTTTTTATAGCTAGTGGGGAGATGAGCGTTGCTGCTATGATTGGATTTATTACCTTATTTGGAATTGCTGCACGAAACGGGATTATCTTAGTCAGTCATTACAACCAGTTACGCTTACAAGGTAAAACTCGACAACAAGTGGTTATTGATGGAACCCTCGATAGATTAGTTCCTGTATTAATGACAGCTGCAACAGCCGCCCTAGGACTTTTCCCACTGCTTTGGGGGTCACCTGCCGGTAAAGAATTAGAACGACCATTGGCACAAGTGCTTTTAGGCGGGTTATTTACTTCAACAGTGCTTAATATGCTTGTTGTACCTACAGTTTATAATGCTATTGAACAATGGCGGGAACAAAAGAAATTATTAAAAGAACAAAATTAG
- a CDS encoding DUF305 domain-containing protein: MNKSGVSYLKLSIMTLLSFIAMYILMYMMVDRFTNVYNNLNQFYMAGMMAAPMALIELFLMNSMYPNKILNGILVLLMVLILIVFIFCIRNQTGISDKEFLKSMIPHHASALLMCGEAPIEDQEIKKLCESIISSQQSEINWMKNKLISLENNR; the protein is encoded by the coding sequence ATGAATAAGTCAGGAGTGAGTTATTTAAAGCTTTCAATAATGACGCTATTATCTTTTATTGCAATGTATATTCTGATGTACATGATGGTCGATAGGTTTACAAATGTTTATAATAATTTAAATCAATTCTATATGGCGGGGATGATGGCTGCTCCTATGGCATTGATTGAATTATTTTTAATGAATTCAATGTACCCTAATAAAATACTCAATGGAATTCTTGTGCTACTAATGGTTCTTATTTTGATTGTATTTATTTTTTGTATTAGAAACCAAACAGGGATATCTGATAAAGAATTTTTAAAGTCAATGATCCCTCATCATGCGAGTGCTTTATTAATGTGTGGTGAAGCGCCTATTGAAGATCAAGAAATTAAAAAATTGTGCGAATCAATTATATCATCACAACAATCTGAAATTAACTGGATGAAAAATAAATTAATTTCTTTAGAAAACAATAGGTAG
- a CDS encoding multicopper oxidase domain-containing protein yields the protein MLNSLLRTTLVTVFFLSATNAISHSSNEKSSIGEPANETKANKIIKVIALDTMRFSFSEKPLPQDGEVITFEIKNAGKVAHEFSIGDEEEQKAHQKMMQSMPNMVHEDANTITVKPGETKNLTWRFRANQGHDVIFSCNIPGHFEAGMYEKVKVVVSKP from the coding sequence ATGCTGAATTCATTACTTAGAACTACTCTTGTAACTGTTTTTTTCCTAAGCGCAACAAATGCAATTTCTCATTCTAGCAATGAAAAAAGTTCGATAGGGGAACCTGCAAATGAAACAAAAGCAAATAAAATAATTAAAGTCATTGCTTTGGATACCATGAGATTTAGTTTTTCTGAGAAACCGTTGCCCCAGGATGGGGAAGTGATTACATTTGAGATTAAAAATGCAGGAAAAGTAGCTCATGAATTTTCCATAGGGGATGAAGAAGAACAAAAAGCGCATCAAAAAATGATGCAGTCAATGCCTAATATGGTTCATGAGGATGCCAATACAATTACAGTTAAGCCCGGTGAAACTAAAAATTTGACTTGGAGGTTTAGGGCAAACCAAGGTCATGATGTTATATTTTCATGTAATATTCCAGGCCATTTTGAAGCGGGAATGTATGAGAAAGTAAAAGTGGTCGTTTCTAAACCCTGA
- a CDS encoding copper-transporting P-type ATPase, with amino-acid sequence MKHEYHDGHKRPKENTCCHHQTQDSHQVPGGESESVIYTCPMHSEIRQSRPGHCPICGMALEPVTVTAIDAPNPEYIDMRRRFWVALILTLPVVLLEMGGHAQITRISASVSTWMQMLLTTPVVLWGGWPFFQRGLQSLKSHLNMFTLIAIGIGVAWGYSMVATLFPQLFPAAFRDEHGLVAVYYEAAAVITSLVLLGQVLELKAREQTGSAIRALLKLAPESAHRIADDGSLEKVSLDEVHQGDLLRVRPGEKIPVDGEVMEGRSHVDESMVTGESMPVVKDVGAKVIGATMNQTGSFVMKASHVGRDTMLSRIVQMVSDAQRSRAPIQRLADTVSGWFVPVVILIAVIAFTLWSIYGPPPAFSYGLIAAVSVLIIACPCALGLATPMSIMVGVGLGAKSGVLIKNAEALEHMEKVNTLVVDKTGTLTEGHPKLTSIKVADGFNEEEVLALAAALEQNSEHPLANAIVLAAKEKKVSLAKIENFEAPTGKGVIGTVNGYSVAIGNAKLMQELGANSETLLAQADALRAEGATVMIMAVEGKVAAILAVEDPIKASTPEAIRGLEAQGIEIVMLTGDSKKTAETVAAKLGIKQVIAEISPEDKSRIVDDLKSKGRFVAMAGDGINDAPALAKADIGIAMGTGTDVAIESAGITLLRGDLNGIIKARYLSKITMRNIRQNLFFAFIYNALGVPVAAGVLYPITGLLLSPIIAAAAMSLSSVSVITNALMLRWTRL; translated from the coding sequence ATGAAACATGAATATCATGATGGTCATAAAAGGCCAAAGGAAAATACTTGCTGTCATCATCAGACACAAGATTCACACCAGGTCCCTGGAGGAGAAAGTGAATCGGTTATTTATACCTGTCCCATGCATTCAGAAATCCGCCAATCTCGACCTGGCCACTGTCCTATTTGTGGTATGGCGTTAGAGCCAGTCACGGTGACGGCTATAGATGCACCTAACCCTGAATACATCGATATGCGGCGTCGATTTTGGGTGGCGCTGATACTGACTTTACCAGTAGTTCTCTTGGAGATGGGCGGGCATGCACAAATTACTAGAATATCTGCGAGCGTATCTACTTGGATGCAGATGTTACTAACAACACCAGTGGTGCTCTGGGGCGGTTGGCCATTCTTTCAGCGAGGCTTACAATCACTCAAAAGTCATTTGAATATGTTTACGTTGATTGCGATAGGTATTGGAGTGGCGTGGGGTTATAGCATGGTGGCAACCTTATTTCCTCAATTATTTCCGGCGGCCTTTCGAGATGAACATGGCCTTGTTGCGGTCTATTATGAAGCGGCAGCAGTGATCACATCGTTAGTTTTATTAGGGCAAGTCTTGGAGTTAAAAGCACGAGAACAAACAGGTAGTGCTATTCGTGCTTTATTAAAACTCGCTCCTGAGAGTGCGCATCGAATAGCCGATGATGGTAGCTTAGAGAAGGTGTCTCTCGATGAGGTTCACCAAGGTGATTTGCTGCGTGTCCGACCAGGCGAGAAAATACCTGTCGATGGTGAAGTTATGGAAGGTCGAAGTCATGTTGACGAATCCATGGTCACGGGAGAGTCCATGCCAGTCGTTAAAGATGTTGGTGCAAAAGTAATCGGAGCTACAATGAACCAAACCGGCAGCTTTGTTATGAAAGCGTCGCATGTTGGCCGCGACACTATGCTTTCTCGCATTGTGCAAATGGTAAGTGATGCTCAACGCAGCCGTGCGCCTATTCAACGGTTAGCTGATACGGTATCTGGTTGGTTTGTGCCTGTGGTCATACTCATTGCTGTAATAGCTTTTACTCTGTGGTCAATTTATGGGCCACCACCTGCGTTCAGTTATGGCCTTATTGCTGCTGTATCCGTATTAATTATCGCCTGTCCTTGTGCACTGGGTTTAGCGACACCGATGTCGATTATGGTCGGAGTAGGGCTTGGGGCTAAAAGTGGCGTGCTGATTAAGAATGCGGAAGCACTGGAGCATATGGAGAAAGTCAATACGTTGGTAGTGGACAAAACCGGGACGCTCACCGAAGGTCATCCAAAACTTACAAGCATCAAAGTGGCTGATGGATTCAACGAAGAGGAAGTACTGGCTCTTGCGGCAGCACTTGAACAAAACAGCGAACACCCACTGGCCAATGCGATTGTTCTTGCTGCAAAAGAAAAAAAAGTATCATTGGCTAAGATTGAAAATTTTGAGGCGCCTACTGGAAAAGGGGTGATTGGCACTGTGAATGGCTACTCAGTTGCCATTGGCAATGCAAAACTGATGCAGGAGCTTGGTGCTAATAGTGAGACTTTACTGGCTCAAGCAGACGCACTTCGAGCAGAGGGCGCTACAGTGATGATTATGGCAGTAGAAGGTAAAGTGGCTGCTATTTTAGCAGTAGAAGACCCCATTAAAGCAAGTACACCGGAGGCTATTCGTGGGTTAGAAGCACAAGGGATTGAAATCGTTATGCTCACGGGTGACAGTAAAAAGACAGCAGAAACGGTCGCCGCTAAACTAGGAATAAAGCAGGTGATTGCTGAAATTAGTCCAGAGGATAAGAGTCGTATCGTGGATGATTTAAAAAGCAAAGGCCGCTTTGTTGCCATGGCGGGTGATGGCATTAATGATGCGCCAGCATTAGCGAAAGCTGATATTGGCATTGCCATGGGTACTGGTACGGATGTAGCGATCGAAAGTGCTGGGATTACCTTATTGCGTGGGGATTTAAATGGTATCATTAAGGCGCGATACCTATCAAAAATAACCATGCGTAATATACGTCAGAATCTATTTTTTGCTTTTATTTATAATGCCTTAGGTGTGCCGGTTGCAGCCGGTGTGTTATATCCAATAACAGGACTACTTCTAAGCCCGATTATCGCCGCGGCTGCTATGTCGCTTAGTTCTGTTTCAGTTATCACCAATGCTTTGATGTTGCGATGGACTCGTTTATGA
- a CDS encoding ribose-phosphate pyrophosphokinase — protein MKKFPIVFSLFGSDHFAHAIHQALGFEIGKITLHQFPDEEASIKIESLVKDKNVIFIAHLEHPNSKLLPLLFAAETARELGAQKIGLIAPYLPYMRQDKQFHSGESITSKYFAKLISSYFDGLLTIDPHLHRWHSLNDIYSIPAKALHATENISAWIKVNIPNAILIGPDTESQQWVSEIAKKADAPFLILEKIRKGDRFVEVSIPNIGLYQNHTPVLVDDIISTAVTMIEAIKHLKSLNMKAPICVSVHALFSENAYDNLLKLGPDNIVTCNTIAHASNRIDIKKSIIESIGTLFN, from the coding sequence ATGAAAAAATTCCCCATTGTTTTTTCTCTTTTCGGCAGCGACCACTTTGCTCATGCGATTCACCAAGCCCTAGGTTTTGAGATTGGTAAAATAACACTTCATCAATTTCCTGATGAAGAGGCCTCTATCAAAATTGAATCTCTAGTAAAAGACAAGAATGTAATATTTATCGCACATTTAGAACATCCTAATAGCAAACTCCTTCCTCTTCTATTTGCCGCAGAAACAGCCAGAGAACTAGGCGCCCAAAAAATAGGGCTAATTGCTCCTTACCTCCCTTACATGCGCCAAGATAAACAGTTTCATTCGGGCGAGAGCATTACTTCGAAATATTTTGCGAAACTAATCTCCAGTTATTTTGATGGTTTACTCACGATTGATCCGCATCTTCATCGTTGGCATTCATTAAACGATATCTACTCCATTCCTGCAAAAGCTTTACATGCGACAGAAAACATTTCTGCATGGATTAAAGTCAACATTCCTAATGCTATTCTCATCGGACCAGATACTGAGAGTCAACAATGGGTTTCTGAGATTGCCAAAAAAGCTGACGCACCCTTTTTAATCCTAGAAAAGATAAGAAAAGGGGATCGTTTTGTGGAGGTATCAATTCCCAATATTGGTCTGTACCAAAATCACACACCTGTGTTAGTAGACGATATAATTTCAACAGCGGTTACCATGATAGAAGCCATCAAGCATTTAAAATCATTAAACATGAAAGCCCCTATATGTGTGAGCGTACACGCGCTATTTTCTGAAAACGCTTATGATAACCTACTAAAACTGGGCCCAGACAATATCGTAACTTGTAATACTATTGCACATGCTTCAAATAGGATTGATATAAAAAAAAGTATAATCGAATCTATTGGCACCTTGTTTAACTAA